In Pyrus communis chromosome 8, drPyrComm1.1, whole genome shotgun sequence, one genomic interval encodes:
- the LOC137742282 gene encoding uncharacterized protein isoform X1, translating into MRPESSSSGGGRGGGAVGSGGGGGGGPEIESSSSTNASAASTSSSSSPSPSGKRSRDPEDAVYLDNFHSHKRYLSEIMASSLNGLTVGDPLPLPDNLMESPARSDTMFYPRDEMSLQYSPMSEDSDDPRFCENPINTCSSQPDSVPSSPVSPYRYQKFPPTCPSTSHGCTVTNFNGSQPRQLGSDSEGRFPSSPSDICHSADLRRAALLRSVQMRTQPAGPPSYELEFGSGQEPVSNIEAEEQPCSYMKSLVDEREYPIAGCSSMGITEPDFKREKSCRMLDMDVKGIDSAD; encoded by the exons ATGCGTCCGGAGTCGAGCTCATCGGGCGGGGGTAGAGGCGGAGGAGCAGtaggtagtggtggtggtggtggtggtggcccAGAGATAGAATCTTCATCATCTACAAATGCATCGGCTGCATCAACTTCATCGTCTTCTTCACCATCTCCATCTGGGAAGCGGAGCAGAGATCCTGAAGATGCGGTTTACCTCGACAATTTCCACTCTCACAAGCGTTATCTCAGCGag ATTATGGCATCTAGTTTGAATGGACTCACTGTTGGAGACCCACTCCCTCTCCCTGACAATCTCATGGAATCTCCAGCAAGGTCTGATACCATGTTTTATCCAAG GGATGAGATGTCCTTACAATATTCACCAATGTCAGAGGACTCAGATGACCCTCGATTTTGTGAGAACCCCATAAATACTTGCTCCTCCCAACCTGATAGTGTTCCCTCTAGTCCCGTCTCTCCCTATAGGTACCAAAAATTTCCTCCCACCTGTCCGAGCACTTCACATGGCTGCACTGTCACTAATTTCAACGGCTCCCAGCCTCGTCAGCTAGGCTCTGATTCAGAGGGGCGATTCCCGTCATCACCTAGTGATATTTGTCACTCAGCTGACTTAAGGAGGGCTGCACTCTTGCGGTCTGTGCAAATGAGAACACAACCTGCTGGCCCTCCGTCGTATGAGTTGGAGTTTGGTTCAGGGCAAGAGCCTGTATCCAATATTGAAGCTGAAGAGCAGCCATGTTCCTACATGAAGTCTTTAGTTGATGAGAGGGAATATCCGATTGCAGGGTGTTCTTCTATGGGTATCACAGAGCCTGATTTTAAACGAGAGAAATCATGCAGGATGTTGGATATGGATGTGAAAGGGATTGATTCTGCAGATTAA
- the LOC137742282 gene encoding uncharacterized protein isoform X2, translating into MRPESSSSGGGRGGGAVGSGGGGGGGPEIESSSSTNASAASTSSSSSPSPSGKRSRDPEDAVYLDNFHSHKRYLSEIMASSLNGLTVGDPLPLPDNLMESPARDEMSLQYSPMSEDSDDPRFCENPINTCSSQPDSVPSSPVSPYRYQKFPPTCPSTSHGCTVTNFNGSQPRQLGSDSEGRFPSSPSDICHSADLRRAALLRSVQMRTQPAGPPSYELEFGSGQEPVSNIEAEEQPCSYMKSLVDEREYPIAGCSSMGITEPDFKREKSCRMLDMDVKGIDSAD; encoded by the exons ATGCGTCCGGAGTCGAGCTCATCGGGCGGGGGTAGAGGCGGAGGAGCAGtaggtagtggtggtggtggtggtggtggcccAGAGATAGAATCTTCATCATCTACAAATGCATCGGCTGCATCAACTTCATCGTCTTCTTCACCATCTCCATCTGGGAAGCGGAGCAGAGATCCTGAAGATGCGGTTTACCTCGACAATTTCCACTCTCACAAGCGTTATCTCAGCGag ATTATGGCATCTAGTTTGAATGGACTCACTGTTGGAGACCCACTCCCTCTCCCTGACAATCTCATGGAATCTCCAGCAAG GGATGAGATGTCCTTACAATATTCACCAATGTCAGAGGACTCAGATGACCCTCGATTTTGTGAGAACCCCATAAATACTTGCTCCTCCCAACCTGATAGTGTTCCCTCTAGTCCCGTCTCTCCCTATAGGTACCAAAAATTTCCTCCCACCTGTCCGAGCACTTCACATGGCTGCACTGTCACTAATTTCAACGGCTCCCAGCCTCGTCAGCTAGGCTCTGATTCAGAGGGGCGATTCCCGTCATCACCTAGTGATATTTGTCACTCAGCTGACTTAAGGAGGGCTGCACTCTTGCGGTCTGTGCAAATGAGAACACAACCTGCTGGCCCTCCGTCGTATGAGTTGGAGTTTGGTTCAGGGCAAGAGCCTGTATCCAATATTGAAGCTGAAGAGCAGCCATGTTCCTACATGAAGTCTTTAGTTGATGAGAGGGAATATCCGATTGCAGGGTGTTCTTCTATGGGTATCACAGAGCCTGATTTTAAACGAGAGAAATCATGCAGGATGTTGGATATGGATGTGAAAGGGATTGATTCTGCAGATTAA